One Clostridia bacterium DNA segment encodes these proteins:
- a CDS encoding S-layer homology domain-containing protein, whose protein sequence is MRSFKRALALILIAGILTGMFPGFLQVVHADSTPLNVESYSNGKLTLNWSLGGVNSVLITYHSPDAPGNLESKTVNAVGADFLNSASVENLRSDYIYDINIKMFDAEAKEIGSGTIFFLPQISFYGEIVKQQSVTGTSGGTESGVMPALKLSWKVPKIYSGTGFVTLNSTSAYNRLDSRLARFNYKINISDSINRTDIDIINDIGDPQVYRANVSGDNTRVSNVKYDGTAEKYYFYLLGVKEDTAHLPTITEVINNSYDGKAVLPVEISSKGENAFVLPDREILPGTVYYMKINPYPTDNTFDPANHVTGYIDSLSTGPSGSPMLGTLSYIHTPIRFELTKDSMDNINVKIYRINKGNQSIPQLYYEVQLNSVPSDQDNTWNQGSFKDKGKKLDGTYFTGAYAYTVITGISPNNTVYYRVVVKSNSSSDRLESMKMEYTLKDDISKPPVPKNVAIASRQLVTQGNTKSTNVTITWDKPSNWDSIISNTDRNQDIVFHFMLNTNQSDLATNTLYPLESGGQNYGRFEVKYRLVNYVSARSSQIIDRGNRLEYTMQGFNLFEGQYWSGTSGSALQFTAEELARDRDPDNREYPDFLLPNKTYYLQVYTTKAADKKTTNDDTKMSYKSLTVSFTTLTGTEKDVPLPSNFKISSAPTKDTAVLQFDKVKIDWSNYTANHTANDKIYYDLYMSTRTDTSSFIRIGTTELMNTELDNNKSDIAFDRVDDIQSNFIKATINKFRPGVGAYDHDNNAATQDVTPNEIFGDSLMPNTTYYFIVKTRLVVQHPLYPINPSVSTVILPVTTDRGDVGDPDTSAKRPLAPTDFVIAKDSNGNLILGGQNVTFNWSRKETGVRYSLICTSEKVAADADPASYTNDPIYKSFIAAFGAADNNTDNDNSNFTLDPAANPPANNFEYSSSTQTFKLNIDTWLFPNKLYYFSLRAETGSGAGKKESVWVSIPVTTSLIETPTMLAPVNDAELGFYWNGSAAAKAEDYKIYLKGPKDNDYKLLTRNQFTVTKDGTTCYGRLFNLTANTSYSIKVYEGNSNIPVFNKTGLSTRDGYHQIELKWKGLPVDPYTKYEVAIKTADAAEYTVLADSDLEQYLNINGSILPYSFEKNAQTLGTNYNNFYARIKTAAVTLADGTVIRQPLKSNMKYYIKVRAVKYDPANTALISYSKYIGPVDTRTEFNQKDYDDIDEDNVKKATFLDKIAKLEEKLFWRVGMSNTAANKILLKGDRMVNAMQNNSGRPYMLDISNLGPNINMDVIYMPVNVAKTLNIENKSLVIKTFGAEYTLRPRTLDMDNTVEIPEMKKKQGVNDLFLKVTVSRSEYPDSAIPKDSKRVSKVQDFEVQVLGSSKTDVKLKEEFKDKVYNDKTGLVKQKTDLMSNPYNNNTGTPEKLNRYIEQLVRETESELSDFINSTIEGVNGSGGMVVAKEDIKNFNTPMLAKLAYTDQKGLKLPYVLYDGSSSWQKVTKDLVYATPNSITFSTVKTGKYAIFALSTSVDGIADGHWAKGSINKFVSKFDLSDVFAGIKDSFNPETSVSSKEMILLYEKVMNKAESNTGMDPKQKAREMDLDEILNLNSLNKDISRQEACAILMKAYCAKIGVGYDSLKPARNIGIEDEWDINTKYYGHAVTAVDLDIMKLDDNGNFRPEESMTRAEVITAFVKVLELAGEI, encoded by the coding sequence ATGAGGAGTTTTAAAAGAGCTCTTGCTTTAATTCTTATAGCAGGCATACTCACCGGGATGTTCCCGGGATTTTTACAGGTTGTCCATGCAGACTCGACACCTTTGAATGTTGAGAGCTACAGTAATGGAAAACTTACACTGAACTGGTCGCTTGGCGGTGTTAATTCAGTTCTGATTACATACCATTCACCTGATGCTCCCGGCAATCTTGAGAGTAAAACGGTAAATGCTGTAGGAGCTGATTTTTTGAATTCTGCTTCTGTAGAAAACTTGAGAAGTGACTATATATATGATATAAACATAAAAATGTTTGATGCAGAGGCGAAGGAAATAGGAAGCGGAACTATTTTTTTCCTGCCTCAGATTTCATTCTATGGTGAAATAGTGAAACAGCAGTCAGTTACAGGTACAAGTGGCGGGACTGAGAGCGGCGTAATGCCTGCGTTGAAGCTAAGCTGGAAGGTGCCCAAAATATACAGCGGTACCGGTTTTGTTACACTTAACAGCACAAGTGCCTATAACAGGCTGGACTCGAGGCTGGCCAGATTCAACTATAAAATAAACATTTCAGACAGCATTAACCGTACTGACATAGATATAATTAATGATATCGGGGATCCACAGGTATACCGGGCCAATGTTTCAGGTGACAATACAAGAGTATCAAATGTCAAGTATGACGGTACAGCTGAAAAATATTACTTTTACCTTTTGGGAGTTAAAGAGGATACTGCCCATTTACCGACTATAACAGAAGTAATAAACAACAGCTATGACGGTAAAGCTGTCCTTCCGGTAGAGATTTCAAGCAAGGGGGAGAACGCCTTTGTATTGCCTGACAGGGAAATACTCCCGGGCACGGTATACTACATGAAAATAAACCCGTACCCCACAGATAATACATTTGATCCTGCAAATCATGTCACAGGCTATATAGACAGTTTATCGACAGGACCGTCAGGAAGCCCCATGCTCGGAACTTTATCATATATACATACTCCCATACGCTTTGAGCTGACAAAAGACTCAATGGATAACATCAATGTCAAAATATACAGGATAAACAAGGGTAATCAAAGCATCCCACAGCTTTATTACGAAGTGCAGCTGAACAGTGTGCCTTCAGATCAGGACAACACCTGGAACCAGGGGTCTTTCAAGGATAAAGGTAAAAAGCTGGATGGTACATATTTTACAGGTGCTTATGCCTATACAGTTATTACAGGCATAAGTCCAAATAATACCGTATACTATAGGGTTGTAGTCAAATCCAACAGCTCCAGTGACAGGCTGGAGTCCATGAAGATGGAATATACTCTTAAAGATGATATTTCGAAGCCGCCTGTACCGAAAAATGTAGCTATAGCTAGCAGGCAGCTGGTTACGCAGGGCAATACGAAATCTACAAATGTTACCATCACATGGGACAAGCCGTCGAACTGGGACAGTATCATCAGCAATACAGACAGGAACCAGGATATAGTATTCCACTTCATGTTGAATACAAATCAGTCCGATCTGGCGACAAACACGCTTTACCCACTTGAATCGGGGGGACAGAATTATGGCAGGTTTGAAGTCAAATACAGGTTGGTTAATTACGTAAGTGCCCGTTCATCTCAAATAATTGACAGGGGAAACCGCCTTGAGTATACCATGCAGGGTTTTAATCTGTTTGAGGGGCAATACTGGTCGGGTACCAGTGGTTCTGCACTGCAGTTTACCGCCGAGGAGCTGGCGCGGGACAGGGACCCAGATAACAGGGAATATCCCGATTTCCTGCTGCCTAACAAAACATACTACTTGCAGGTGTATACAACAAAAGCAGCAGATAAAAAGACTACCAATGACGATACAAAAATGTCATATAAGTCCCTCACCGTGAGTTTCACTACCCTCACTGGCACTGAGAAGGACGTACCGTTGCCGTCAAACTTCAAAATATCAAGTGCGCCGACAAAGGATACTGCCGTACTGCAGTTTGACAAGGTGAAGATTGACTGGAGCAACTATACTGCAAATCATACTGCGAATGACAAGATATACTATGACCTTTATATGAGCACAAGGACAGATACAAGCTCGTTTATCAGGATAGGTACTACCGAGCTGATGAATACAGAACTTGATAATAATAAGTCCGATATAGCTTTTGACAGAGTGGACGATATTCAAAGCAATTTTATTAAGGCAACAATAAATAAATTCAGACCAGGGGTGGGCGCATATGACCATGACAACAATGCAGCAACCCAGGATGTCACTCCGAATGAAATATTTGGAGATAGTCTCATGCCGAATACTACTTATTATTTTATAGTAAAGACAAGGCTTGTTGTTCAGCACCCGTTATACCCTATAAACCCGTCGGTTTCCACAGTTATACTTCCGGTAACTACCGACAGGGGTGATGTTGGGGATCCTGACACCTCAGCCAAAAGGCCTCTGGCGCCGACTGATTTTGTAATAGCCAAGGATTCAAACGGCAATCTTATACTTGGCGGGCAGAATGTAACATTTAACTGGTCCAGGAAGGAAACAGGAGTCAGGTATTCATTGATATGTACCTCGGAAAAGGTAGCAGCGGACGCTGACCCTGCTTCATATACCAACGACCCTATATATAAGAGCTTTATAGCCGCTTTTGGTGCAGCGGATAACAATACTGACAATGATAACAGCAACTTTACCCTGGACCCCGCTGCAAATCCGCCTGCCAACAATTTTGAGTATAGCAGCAGTACACAAACCTTTAAACTCAATATTGACACATGGCTATTCCCTAATAAGCTGTACTATTTCAGTCTGAGGGCCGAGACCGGGAGCGGTGCCGGTAAGAAGGAAAGTGTATGGGTATCCATACCTGTTACTACCTCATTGATTGAGACTCCTACAATGCTGGCACCGGTAAATGACGCGGAGCTTGGCTTCTACTGGAACGGCAGTGCTGCTGCAAAGGCAGAGGACTATAAGATATATTTAAAAGGTCCTAAGGATAATGATTATAAGCTGCTGACAAGAAACCAGTTTACAGTAACAAAGGATGGAACTACATGCTATGGAAGGCTTTTCAATCTGACAGCCAACACTTCATATAGCATTAAGGTGTATGAAGGCAACAGTAATATACCTGTATTTAATAAGACCGGATTAAGTACAAGGGATGGTTATCACCAGATAGAGCTAAAATGGAAGGGGCTTCCTGTAGATCCATACACAAAATACGAAGTAGCGATTAAAACGGCTGATGCTGCAGAGTATACAGTTTTAGCAGACTCTGATCTTGAGCAGTACTTAAATATTAACGGGAGTATTCTTCCTTATAGCTTTGAGAAGAATGCGCAAACCCTTGGGACGAATTACAATAACTTTTATGCTAGGATAAAAACCGCTGCCGTTACTTTGGCAGACGGAACAGTGATCCGCCAGCCGCTGAAATCCAATATGAAATATTATATTAAAGTAAGGGCTGTAAAATATGACCCGGCTAACACTGCTCTTATCTCCTATTCTAAGTATATAGGTCCTGTAGATACAAGGACTGAATTCAACCAGAAGGATTATGACGATATAGATGAAGATAATGTGAAAAAGGCTACATTCCTGGACAAGATAGCCAAACTGGAGGAGAAGCTGTTTTGGAGGGTGGGTATGAGCAATACTGCCGCCAATAAGATTCTTCTAAAAGGGGATAGAATGGTCAATGCCATGCAAAACAATTCGGGGCGTCCATATATGCTGGATATCTCAAATCTAGGCCCAAATATAAATATGGATGTAATATACATGCCTGTGAATGTGGCTAAAACTTTGAACATAGAAAACAAAAGTCTTGTAATAAAAACTTTCGGTGCAGAATATACACTCAGACCAAGAACACTGGATATGGATAATACAGTTGAAATACCTGAAATGAAGAAAAAACAGGGTGTTAATGACTTGTTTCTGAAGGTAACGGTAAGCCGCAGCGAATATCCGGACTCTGCTATTCCCAAAGATTCAAAGCGTGTATCCAAGGTCCAGGATTTTGAGGTCCAGGTTTTAGGAAGCTCGAAGACAGATGTTAAGTTGAAAGAGGAATTCAAGGACAAGGTTTATAATGATAAAACCGGATTGGTTAAGCAAAAAACCGATTTAATGTCAAACCCTTATAATAACAATACAGGTACACCTGAGAAGCTAAACCGCTATATTGAACAGCTTGTCAGGGAAACGGAAAGCGAGTTGTCGGATTTTATCAACAGTACAATAGAAGGTGTCAACGGATCTGGAGGGATGGTGGTTGCCAAGGAGGATATAAAGAATTTTAATACTCCCATGCTGGCAAAGCTCGCCTATACCGATCAAAAGGGGTTGAAGCTGCCATATGTGCTATATGATGGTTCAAGCAGCTGGCAGAAGGTTACAAAGGATTTGGTATATGCGACGCCAAACTCAATAACGTTTAGTACTGTAAAAACCGGGAAGTATGCCATATTTGCCTTGTCTACATCGGTAGACGGTATAGCAGACGGCCATTGGGCCAAAGGCAGCATAAATAAATTTGTATCAAAGTTTGATTTAAGTGATGTTTTTGCCGGAATAAAAGACTCCTTTAACCCTGAAACCAGCGTTTCTTCAAAGGAAATGATCTTGTTATATGAAAAGGTGATGAATAAGGCAGAAAGCAACACGGGTATGGATCCAAAACAAAAAGCAAGAGAAATGGATCTTGATGAAATTTTAAACCTCAACAGCCTTAATAAGGATATTTCCAGACAGGAGGCTTGTGCAATACTTATGAAGGCATACTGTGCCAAGATAGGAGTAGGTTATGACAGCTTAAAGCCTGCCAGAAATATTGGCATTGAAGATGAATGGGATATCAATACAAAGTATTACGGACATGCAGTTACAGCAGTTGATCTGGATATAATGAAGCTTGATGATAATGGGAATTTCAGACCTGAAGAATCAATGACAAGAGCCGAAGTAATAACAGCTTTTGTAAAAGTTCTGGAGTTGGCCGGAGAGATTTAG
- a CDS encoding cell wall metabolism sensor histidine kinase WalK produces MNNNIVRNPSAKPALVKFSLRNKIIITNLVILVSTFLVISIAVVEGSSRINRNMILKNLMHQADLSVISIKQTLLSAKTSSLTGSEFNARSRDFAHKLSAESGLRVLIFSTTKAMIADSGNTWPENTVYTELDEVLKGNRTWVTRKYAGVQNMHFSFPVILSGNKIIGEIMFIHPMDEANRLAGNIQLLLVLAFAAGIIIVVSASIIFSLKITTPILQLKKSAVDISNGDFKGKINVKSSDEIGELGNAFNTMASEVEKRIEIIDFERVKLNSILDSMGEGVLAFDSRENIILINSKAKSMMDSTITQGIHAICQNTLRTNSRTITEIDSDNRNLLVCATPLKTSEKADGAVMVLNDITELRLLQEKQRQFITNVSHELKTPLTTILGYIDLLKSEGNDKTVFDTSIQYLEGASDRLLRLISDLIDLSSLNKSEFEIELKSTDISALIRDITGQMSLKAQKFNITLEVDIPQNIRILADHFRVKQALVNVLDNAIKYSPQSIINVTLTSNAKGVVIAIKDSGCGIPPDMLENVFQPFYRVDKARSRNMGGNGLGLSITKEIIEKHGGAIEINSVEGKGTEVLILLPK; encoded by the coding sequence ATGAATAATAATATTGTCAGAAATCCATCAGCAAAACCCGCTCTGGTAAAATTCAGTCTGAGGAACAAAATAATAATAACTAATCTGGTTATCCTGGTGTCCACATTTCTTGTTATATCGATAGCAGTTGTAGAAGGCTCAAGCAGGATAAACAGGAATATGATACTCAAAAACCTGATGCACCAGGCTGATCTTTCCGTTATATCCATAAAACAAACCCTTCTATCAGCTAAGACTTCTTCGCTTACCGGAAGCGAGTTCAATGCAAGAAGCAGGGATTTTGCTCATAAGTTATCGGCAGAGTCAGGATTAAGGGTTCTGATCTTTTCCACAACAAAAGCCATGATTGCCGACTCCGGAAACACATGGCCTGAAAACACGGTATACACCGAGCTTGACGAAGTTTTAAAAGGAAACAGGACTTGGGTGACAAGAAAGTATGCGGGTGTGCAGAACATGCATTTTTCTTTTCCTGTAATATTGTCGGGAAACAAAATCATAGGAGAAATAATGTTCATACACCCTATGGATGAAGCAAACAGGCTGGCAGGCAATATACAACTCCTTCTTGTACTTGCCTTTGCAGCAGGTATTATTATTGTAGTATCAGCCAGTATCATATTTTCTTTAAAAATAACCACTCCGATACTTCAACTGAAAAAGTCCGCAGTAGATATATCCAATGGAGATTTTAAAGGAAAAATAAATGTGAAATCCTCCGATGAGATAGGTGAGCTGGGTAATGCTTTTAATACCATGGCATCGGAAGTAGAAAAAAGAATCGAAATAATTGATTTTGAGAGAGTCAAGCTTAACTCCATACTTGATAGTATGGGTGAAGGCGTACTGGCTTTTGACAGCCGGGAAAACATAATCTTAATAAACAGTAAGGCAAAATCCATGATGGATTCCACAATAACCCAAGGAATTCATGCCATATGCCAGAATACCCTCCGCACAAATTCACGCACTATTACAGAAATAGATTCGGACAACAGAAACCTCCTGGTTTGTGCCACTCCTCTGAAAACCTCTGAAAAAGCAGATGGTGCCGTAATGGTGCTGAATGACATAACTGAGCTTCGTTTACTGCAGGAAAAGCAAAGGCAATTTATCACAAATGTATCACATGAGCTGAAAACTCCCCTTACTACGATTTTGGGCTATATTGACCTGCTGAAGTCCGAGGGGAATGATAAAACCGTATTCGATACATCCATACAGTATCTTGAAGGGGCAAGTGACAGGCTTTTAAGACTGATAAGTGATCTCATCGATCTATCCTCCTTAAATAAGTCCGAGTTTGAAATTGAGTTGAAAAGCACTGATATATCTGCCCTAATCAGAGATATAACGGGTCAGATGTCTCTTAAAGCACAAAAATTCAATATAACTCTGGAGGTTGATATCCCGCAAAACATCAGAATTCTTGCCGACCACTTCAGAGTAAAGCAGGCACTGGTCAATGTTCTTGACAATGCTATCAAATATTCTCCTCAGAGTATAATAAACGTCACTCTCACCTCTAATGCCAAGGGTGTAGTAATAGCTATCAAGGATAGCGGCTGCGGTATACCCCCTGACATGCTGGAAAATGTATTTCAACCATTCTACCGTGTAGATAAGGCACGCTCAAGAAATATGGGTGGAAACGGCCTCGGCCTTTCCATTACAAAGGAAATTATAGAAAAGCATGGAGGAGCGATAGAAATCAACAGCGTTGAGGGAAAAGGCACTGAGGTATTAATCTTACTGCCGAAATAA
- a CDS encoding response regulator transcription factor, with translation MAQKILIVDDEISICDLLKITLKSEGYEVETSHDGLDALKRIQAFKPDLMILDLMLPGMNGFDICKKVTLEEPIPIIMLTAKTDIVDKILGLELGADDYITKPFHARELAARVKALLRRTGAGTRENTAGVLRNGSLEVHQKNRKATICDKEIELSAKEFDLLVFLLSNVEQVFSREALLDRVWGYDFAGDTRTVDVHVQRLRKKLKDLQDRDEYIQTVFGVGYRMVRKRL, from the coding sequence ATGGCACAAAAGATTCTGATAGTAGATGATGAGATATCAATATGCGACTTGCTGAAAATAACACTGAAATCGGAAGGATATGAGGTAGAGACTTCACATGACGGGCTGGATGCCCTGAAAAGGATACAAGCATTCAAGCCCGACCTGATGATTCTTGACCTGATGCTCCCAGGAATGAATGGTTTTGACATATGTAAAAAAGTAACTCTGGAAGAACCCATACCCATAATCATGCTGACAGCAAAAACAGATATTGTCGATAAAATACTGGGCCTGGAACTGGGTGCCGACGACTACATAACAAAGCCGTTCCACGCACGGGAACTGGCAGCGAGGGTAAAGGCCCTCCTGAGAAGGACAGGTGCGGGAACACGTGAGAATACTGCAGGTGTTCTCCGCAATGGCAGCCTTGAAGTGCACCAGAAAAACAGGAAAGCTACTATTTGCGACAAGGAAATTGAACTGTCCGCTAAAGAATTTGACCTTTTAGTCTTTCTTTTAAGCAATGTCGAGCAGGTATTTTCCCGTGAAGCGCTGCTTGACAGGGTGTGGGGATATGACTTTGCCGGTGATACGAGAACCGTGGATGTGCATGTACAGAGATTAAGAAAAAAGTTGAAGGACCTGCAGGACAGGGACGAGTATATACAGACCGTATTCGGTGTAGGATACCGAATGGTAAGGAAACGGCTATGA